From the genome of Populus alba chromosome 10, ASM523922v2, whole genome shotgun sequence, one region includes:
- the LOC118060104 gene encoding protein SMAX1-LIKE 3 isoform X1, with product MRAGICSAQQALTPEAVSLVKQAVGLARRRGHAQVTPLHVASTMLASSTGLLRRACLQSHSHPLQCKALELCFNVALNRLPASTSSALLGPHSSYPSLSNALVAAFKRAQAHQRRGSIENQQQPILALKIEIEQLIISILDDPSVSRVMREAGFSSTQVKNKVEQTVSLEICPQSSVTVSCQPKEIIKPQVLSASVSQSLPFSQFGITHSKPLDQVRNDDVMSVLNTLLGKKRNTIITGECLATAESVVRGVMDKFERGEVSGDLRSVRFKNLPLFSFRSLSKEDLEQKLMELRCIVKSYISTGVVLYLGDLKWIADFWSSYGEQRRSYYCTVDHIIMELRRLVHGFSETGRLWLMGIATFHTYMKCKAGHPSLETMWELNPVTIPVGSLNLSLKLDSDSQSHQSRSKASLNGSSWPLLESGVDNHSTCWTDYSVNFNKEAQSLVGRTHNKESTSNVTISNNSSLPLWLQQCKETERNTTNDQQEYLCNKGISLFGSVHKQPYYPEKTIKFASSPPSPNSFSSQERNIDSQQTHLSWPVIFEHKQFEKENQIWISECSNEGYESSLRNDPKPDLLSNPNSSPNSASSSEAMDDMEGIQSFKEFNDYNLNNLRSSLEKKVPWQKDIIPEIATTILECRSGMRKRKGKLNHIEDKAETWLFFLGVDFEGKEKIARELARLVFGSQSNFVSIGLSNFSSSRADSIEESKNKRARDEFGCSYLDRLGLALNENPHRVFFMEDVDQVDNCSQKGIKQAIENGNVTLPDGEKVPLKDAIIIFSCESFCSVSRACSPLRRQKTGGNHEDKEDEDVMEEKSLVLSLDLNISFGDNGDDQCSLAEYGILESVDRQVVFKIQELS from the exons ATGAGGGCTGGAATTTGCAGTGCACAGCAGGCTCTTACTCCCGAGGCTGTTAGTTTAGTGAAACAAGCAGTTGGTCTTGCTAGGCGGCGAGGCCATGCTCAAGTCACTCCTCTTCATGTAGCAAGCACAATGCTTGCTTCCTCTACTGGTCTTCTCAGAAGGGCTTGCCTTCAATCCCACTCTCATCCTCTTCAATGCAAAGCTCTGGAGCTCTGCTTCAATGTGGCACTTAATCGCCTCCCTGCGTCCACTTCTAGTGCCCTATTAGGCCCTCACTCCTCATACCCTTCCCTCTCCAATGCCTTGGTTGCGGCCTTTAAGCGTGCTCAGGCTCACCAACGGCGAGGGTCCATCGAAAACCAGCAACAGCCCATTTTAGCTTTGAAAATTGAGATAGAACAGCTCATTATCTCTATCCTAGATGATCCTAGTGTTAGTAGAGTCATGAGGGAGGCTGGTTTCTCTAGTACTCAAGTGAAAAACAAGGTAGAACAAACTGTTTCTTTGGAGATTTGTCCTCAAAGTTCTGTTACTGTCAGCTGTCAGCCCAAAGAAATCATCAAACCTCAAGTTCTTAGCGCTAGCGTGTCTCAATCTCTACCTTTCAGTCAGTTTGGAATCACACACAGCAAACCATTAGATCAAGTAAGGAATGATGATGTAATGAGTGTCTTAAACACGTTGTTgggtaaaaaaagaaacactatCATCACAGGAGAGTGCCTGGCTACTGCTGAGAGCGTAGTTAGGGGAGTGATGGACAAGTTTGAGAGAGGGGAGGTTTCTGGGGATTTGAGGTCTGTGAGGTTCAAAAACcttcctcttttctctttcaGAAGTCTTTCCAAAGAGGACCTTGAACAGAAGCTTATGGAGCTTAGGTGTATTGTGAAGAGCTATATAAGCACTGGGGTGGTTTTATATCTGGGTGATCTCAAATGGATAGCTGATTTTTGGTCAAGCTATGGTGAGCAAAGGAGAAGCTACTACTGCACTGTAGATCACATAATCATGGAGCTCAGAAGATTAGTTCATGGATTCAGTGAAACGGGAAGGTTGTGGCTTATGGGGATCGCTACTTTCCACACTTACATGAAGTGTAAAGCAGGCCACCCTTCTCTAGAGACTATGTGGGAACTTAATCCTGTAACAATTCCAGTTGGGAGCCTGAACCTAAGTCTCAAACTCGATAG TGATTCACAATCTCATCAATCCAGAAGCAAGGCATCTTTGAATGGGTCCAGTTGGCCACTGCTTGAATCAGGAGTTGATAACCACTCAACTTGCTGGACAGATTACTCTGTCAACTTCAATAAAGAAGCTCAAAGCCTAGTAGGTAGGACCCATAACAAGGAATCCACTTCTAACGTTACTATTTCCAACAATTCAAGCTTGCCCTTATGGCTCCAGCAGTGCAAAGAAACTGAAAGAAACACAACCAATGACCAG CAGGAATATCTATGCAATAAAGGGATCTCTCTTTTTGGTTCAGTCCACAAACAGCCCTACTATCCTGAGAAAACCATCAAATTTGCTTCGTCTCCTCCTTCACCGAATTCATTCTCCTCGCAAGAGCGCAACATCGACTCACAACAGACACACCTAAGTTGGCCAGTGATTTTTGAACATAAACAGTTTGAAAAAGAGAACCAGATTTGGATTTCAGAATGCAGCAATGAAGGTTATGAAAGCAGTTTGAGAAATGATCCCAAACCCGACCTTTTGTCAAATCCCAACTCTAGTCCAAATTCAGCTTCTTCAAGTGAGGCAATGGATGATATGGAGGGTATCCAAAGCTTCAAGGAGTTCAATGACTACAACTTGAACAATCTACGTAGTAGCTTGGAGAAGAAGGTTCCATGGCAGAAGGATATCATTCCTGAAATTGCAACCACTATCCTTGAGTGCAGGTCTGGAatgaggaaaaggaaaggaaagttgAATCACATAGAAGACAAAGCAGAAACTTGGCTGTTTTTCTTAGGTGTTGATTTTGAAGGTAAAGAAAAGATTGCAAGGGAGCTAGCTAGACTAGTTTTTGGCTCTCAAAGCAACTTTGTCTCGATTGGTTTAAGCAATTTCTCCTCATCAAGAGCTGATTCTATCGAAGAATCCAAAAACAAGAGGGCAAGAGATGAGTTTGGTTGCAGTTATCTTGATAGACTGGGCCTAGCTTTGAATGAAAATCCTCATCGCGTGTTCTTCATGGAAGATGTGGATCAAGTTGATAACTGTTCTCAAAAGGGTATCAAGCAAGCAATTGAAAATGGAAATGTAACACTTCCTGATGGTGAAAAGGTCCCTCTTAAGGATGCCATTATTATTTTCAGCTGTGAAAGCTTCTGTTCGGTGTCCAGAGCATGTTCTCCTCTTAGAAGGCAAAAAACTGGTGGCAATCATGAAGACAAGGAAGATGAGGATGTCATGGAGGAGAAAAGTCTAGTTCTTTCACTTGACCTGAATATTTCCTTTGGTGATAATGGAGATGATCAATGTTCACTTGCAGAATATGGGATTTTGGAATCTGTGGATAGGCAGGttgttttcaaaattcaagaattaaGTTAG
- the LOC118060104 gene encoding protein SMAX1-LIKE 3 isoform X2, translating into MRAGICSAQQALTPEAVSLVKQAVGLARRRGHAQVTPLHVASTMLASSTGLLRRACLQSHSHPLQCKALELCFNVALNRLPASTSSALLGPHSSYPSLSNALVAAFKRAQAHQRRGSIENQQQPILALKIEIEQLIISILDDPSVSRVMREAGFSSTQVKNKVEQTVSLEICPQSSVTVSCQPKEIIKPQVLSASVSQSLPFSQFGITHSKPLDQVRNDDVMSVLNTLLGKKRNTIITGECLATAESVVRGVMDKFERGEVSGDLRSVRFKNLPLFSFRSLSKEDLEQKLMELRCIVKSYISTGVVLYLGDLKWIADFWSSYGEQRRSYYCTVDHIIMELRRLVHGFSETGRLWLMGIATFHTYMKCKAGHPSLETMWELNPVTIPVGSLNLSLKLDSDSQSHQSRSKASLNGSSWPLLESGVDNHSTCWTDYSVNFNKEAQSLVGRTHNKESTSNVTISNNSSLPLWLQQCKETERNTTNDQEYLCNKGISLFGSVHKQPYYPEKTIKFASSPPSPNSFSSQERNIDSQQTHLSWPVIFEHKQFEKENQIWISECSNEGYESSLRNDPKPDLLSNPNSSPNSASSSEAMDDMEGIQSFKEFNDYNLNNLRSSLEKKVPWQKDIIPEIATTILECRSGMRKRKGKLNHIEDKAETWLFFLGVDFEGKEKIARELARLVFGSQSNFVSIGLSNFSSSRADSIEESKNKRARDEFGCSYLDRLGLALNENPHRVFFMEDVDQVDNCSQKGIKQAIENGNVTLPDGEKVPLKDAIIIFSCESFCSVSRACSPLRRQKTGGNHEDKEDEDVMEEKSLVLSLDLNISFGDNGDDQCSLAEYGILESVDRQVVFKIQELS; encoded by the exons ATGAGGGCTGGAATTTGCAGTGCACAGCAGGCTCTTACTCCCGAGGCTGTTAGTTTAGTGAAACAAGCAGTTGGTCTTGCTAGGCGGCGAGGCCATGCTCAAGTCACTCCTCTTCATGTAGCAAGCACAATGCTTGCTTCCTCTACTGGTCTTCTCAGAAGGGCTTGCCTTCAATCCCACTCTCATCCTCTTCAATGCAAAGCTCTGGAGCTCTGCTTCAATGTGGCACTTAATCGCCTCCCTGCGTCCACTTCTAGTGCCCTATTAGGCCCTCACTCCTCATACCCTTCCCTCTCCAATGCCTTGGTTGCGGCCTTTAAGCGTGCTCAGGCTCACCAACGGCGAGGGTCCATCGAAAACCAGCAACAGCCCATTTTAGCTTTGAAAATTGAGATAGAACAGCTCATTATCTCTATCCTAGATGATCCTAGTGTTAGTAGAGTCATGAGGGAGGCTGGTTTCTCTAGTACTCAAGTGAAAAACAAGGTAGAACAAACTGTTTCTTTGGAGATTTGTCCTCAAAGTTCTGTTACTGTCAGCTGTCAGCCCAAAGAAATCATCAAACCTCAAGTTCTTAGCGCTAGCGTGTCTCAATCTCTACCTTTCAGTCAGTTTGGAATCACACACAGCAAACCATTAGATCAAGTAAGGAATGATGATGTAATGAGTGTCTTAAACACGTTGTTgggtaaaaaaagaaacactatCATCACAGGAGAGTGCCTGGCTACTGCTGAGAGCGTAGTTAGGGGAGTGATGGACAAGTTTGAGAGAGGGGAGGTTTCTGGGGATTTGAGGTCTGTGAGGTTCAAAAACcttcctcttttctctttcaGAAGTCTTTCCAAAGAGGACCTTGAACAGAAGCTTATGGAGCTTAGGTGTATTGTGAAGAGCTATATAAGCACTGGGGTGGTTTTATATCTGGGTGATCTCAAATGGATAGCTGATTTTTGGTCAAGCTATGGTGAGCAAAGGAGAAGCTACTACTGCACTGTAGATCACATAATCATGGAGCTCAGAAGATTAGTTCATGGATTCAGTGAAACGGGAAGGTTGTGGCTTATGGGGATCGCTACTTTCCACACTTACATGAAGTGTAAAGCAGGCCACCCTTCTCTAGAGACTATGTGGGAACTTAATCCTGTAACAATTCCAGTTGGGAGCCTGAACCTAAGTCTCAAACTCGATAG TGATTCACAATCTCATCAATCCAGAAGCAAGGCATCTTTGAATGGGTCCAGTTGGCCACTGCTTGAATCAGGAGTTGATAACCACTCAACTTGCTGGACAGATTACTCTGTCAACTTCAATAAAGAAGCTCAAAGCCTAGTAGGTAGGACCCATAACAAGGAATCCACTTCTAACGTTACTATTTCCAACAATTCAAGCTTGCCCTTATGGCTCCAGCAGTGCAAAGAAACTGAAAGAAACACAACCAATGACCAG GAATATCTATGCAATAAAGGGATCTCTCTTTTTGGTTCAGTCCACAAACAGCCCTACTATCCTGAGAAAACCATCAAATTTGCTTCGTCTCCTCCTTCACCGAATTCATTCTCCTCGCAAGAGCGCAACATCGACTCACAACAGACACACCTAAGTTGGCCAGTGATTTTTGAACATAAACAGTTTGAAAAAGAGAACCAGATTTGGATTTCAGAATGCAGCAATGAAGGTTATGAAAGCAGTTTGAGAAATGATCCCAAACCCGACCTTTTGTCAAATCCCAACTCTAGTCCAAATTCAGCTTCTTCAAGTGAGGCAATGGATGATATGGAGGGTATCCAAAGCTTCAAGGAGTTCAATGACTACAACTTGAACAATCTACGTAGTAGCTTGGAGAAGAAGGTTCCATGGCAGAAGGATATCATTCCTGAAATTGCAACCACTATCCTTGAGTGCAGGTCTGGAatgaggaaaaggaaaggaaagttgAATCACATAGAAGACAAAGCAGAAACTTGGCTGTTTTTCTTAGGTGTTGATTTTGAAGGTAAAGAAAAGATTGCAAGGGAGCTAGCTAGACTAGTTTTTGGCTCTCAAAGCAACTTTGTCTCGATTGGTTTAAGCAATTTCTCCTCATCAAGAGCTGATTCTATCGAAGAATCCAAAAACAAGAGGGCAAGAGATGAGTTTGGTTGCAGTTATCTTGATAGACTGGGCCTAGCTTTGAATGAAAATCCTCATCGCGTGTTCTTCATGGAAGATGTGGATCAAGTTGATAACTGTTCTCAAAAGGGTATCAAGCAAGCAATTGAAAATGGAAATGTAACACTTCCTGATGGTGAAAAGGTCCCTCTTAAGGATGCCATTATTATTTTCAGCTGTGAAAGCTTCTGTTCGGTGTCCAGAGCATGTTCTCCTCTTAGAAGGCAAAAAACTGGTGGCAATCATGAAGACAAGGAAGATGAGGATGTCATGGAGGAGAAAAGTCTAGTTCTTTCACTTGACCTGAATATTTCCTTTGGTGATAATGGAGATGATCAATGTTCACTTGCAGAATATGGGATTTTGGAATCTGTGGATAGGCAGGttgttttcaaaattcaagaattaaGTTAG
- the LOC118060106 gene encoding uncharacterized protein: protein MENNISPKDKEDETKECCSKESCEYKPGKPVSDDIIPHILNLYGSCATPRDFEIYASNASFEDPLMCAHGVKQIKSAFYSLSKIFSESRIVEYSVKEKAMSPKKQEILIDNKQNYKFLGRSIDMISLIKLYVEDGKVVRHEDWWDKKPLRNRETINFPLAGRFMETLRRGSMLATHAMMGFGKDPTM from the exons ATGGAGAATAATATTTCACCAAAGG ATAAGGAAGATGAGACAAAGGAATGTTGCAGCAAGGAGTCATGTGAGTACAAGCCAGGAAAACCTGTTTCTGATGATATAATACCTCATATTCTCAACTT ATATGGATCTTGTGCCACACCTCGCGACTTTGAAATCTATGCTTCAAATGCTTCCTTTGAAGATCCACTCATGTGTGCTCATGG GGTGAAGCAGATCAAGTCAGCATTCTATTCGCTTTCTAAG ATATTTAGCGAATCAAGAATTGTTGAATACAGCGTGAAAGAAAAAGCAATGTCACCGAAAAAGCAAGAG ATATTAATTGACAACAAGCAGAACTATAAGTTCCTAGGAAGAAGTATAGACATGATATCACTCATTAAGCTATATGTGGAGGATGGGAAGGTTGTTCGCCACGAAGATTG GTGGGACAAGAAGCCTTTaagaaatagagaaacaatCAATTTTCCATTGGCTGGCCGCTTTATGGAAACACTTCGCAGGGGATCAATGCTTGCAACTCATGCTATGATGGGGTTCGGGAAGGACCCAACCATGTAA